In Luteolibacter rhizosphaerae, the following proteins share a genomic window:
- a CDS encoding cytochrome c biogenesis protein produces the protein MDRWFLIAATALAAVGGITGMWTVHKGTRSRWTVIWMIAAFAAQMGFLYYRGQARGACPLVGISEIMAFLSWSLTLFYLAVGPTYRLSLLGVFTAPLVTIFQILALLPGVWDTNPMRVPATDPWRETHAAMSVLSYGALALAAVAGVMFLVLDRQLKDHHLQSGLFRNLPPVRELLKSMVRLLWIGLALLSVGVVAGFMMPRQGGTAHLVAACVVWIGYGLLLGVRQVRGLTGRKTAVVAVVLFVGSLSVFALV, from the coding sequence GTGGACCGCTGGTTTCTCATTGCCGCGACCGCCCTCGCAGCCGTGGGCGGGATCACCGGCATGTGGACGGTGCACAAGGGCACGCGCAGCCGCTGGACGGTGATCTGGATGATCGCGGCCTTCGCGGCGCAGATGGGCTTCCTCTACTACCGCGGCCAAGCCCGCGGGGCCTGCCCGCTGGTGGGCATCAGCGAGATCATGGCCTTCCTGAGCTGGTCGCTCACGCTTTTCTACCTGGCGGTGGGACCGACCTACCGGCTCTCGCTGCTCGGCGTTTTCACGGCACCGCTGGTCACCATCTTCCAGATTCTGGCGCTGCTGCCCGGGGTCTGGGATACCAACCCGATGCGGGTGCCGGCAACCGATCCGTGGCGGGAGACGCATGCCGCCATGTCCGTGCTTTCCTACGGCGCGCTGGCGCTGGCCGCCGTGGCGGGGGTGATGTTCCTGGTGCTGGACCGGCAGTTGAAGGATCACCACTTGCAGTCCGGCCTGTTCCGGAATCTTCCTCCGGTGCGGGAGCTTTTGAAATCGATGGTGCGCCTGCTGTGGATCGGATTGGCGCTTTTGAGCGTCGGCGTGGTGGCAGGCTTCATGATGCCGCGGCAGGGAGGCACCGCGCACCTCGTGGCGGCTTGTGTGGTCTGGATCGGGTACGGACTCCTGTTGGGAGTGCGGCAGGTGAGGGGGCTGACCGGCCGCAAGACGGCGGTGGTCGCAGTGGTTTTGTTCGTCGGTTCGCTTTCGGTTTTCGCCCTAGTCTGA
- the hemA gene encoding glutamyl-tRNA reductase, with the protein MELVCVGLNHRTAPVEVRERFAVPSGKLGVSAKELLAISGLEEGVVLSTCNRTEFYIAGEHAGEAAAELRRKLAAQHGAESDPHWYEHHRIDAAKHLCRVVSGLDSMVLGETEIFGQTKDAYRQALDAGATAGVLNRLFQRAFGVGKRVRTDTRIQEGATSVAGAAVELAEKIFGKLAGCRVIVIGAGEMSRQTAQALVSRGASTVFVTNRSYDKAVGLAEEMGGRAVHFDEWQAVLAGVDVVISSTSAPHPVVLPHHIESVRRVRKFRPLFLIDIAVPRDIDPACGEIEEVYLYDIDTLEQLAGEARVRRERQIAECDRIIEEELKKLNLPGT; encoded by the coding sequence ATGGAACTCGTCTGTGTCGGCCTGAATCACCGCACCGCGCCCGTGGAGGTCCGCGAGCGCTTCGCCGTGCCTTCTGGGAAGCTCGGGGTTTCGGCCAAGGAGCTGCTGGCGATCTCCGGGCTGGAAGAGGGCGTGGTGCTCTCCACTTGCAACCGCACCGAATTCTACATCGCCGGGGAACATGCCGGTGAAGCCGCCGCCGAGCTGCGCCGCAAGCTGGCCGCGCAGCACGGTGCGGAGTCCGATCCGCACTGGTACGAGCACCACCGCATTGATGCCGCCAAGCATCTGTGCCGGGTGGTGAGCGGGCTGGACTCGATGGTGCTCGGGGAGACCGAGATCTTCGGCCAGACAAAGGACGCTTACCGCCAGGCGCTTGATGCCGGGGCCACGGCCGGAGTGCTGAACCGCCTCTTCCAGCGCGCCTTCGGCGTGGGCAAGCGGGTCCGCACCGATACCCGAATCCAGGAAGGTGCCACCTCGGTGGCCGGAGCCGCCGTCGAGCTGGCGGAGAAGATTTTCGGCAAGCTCGCCGGGTGCCGCGTGATTGTCATCGGCGCGGGCGAGATGAGCCGCCAGACCGCCCAAGCGCTCGTCTCGCGCGGTGCCTCGACCGTCTTCGTGACGAACCGCTCTTACGACAAGGCCGTGGGCCTGGCCGAAGAGATGGGAGGGCGGGCCGTTCATTTCGATGAATGGCAGGCCGTGCTCGCGGGGGTGGATGTGGTCATCTCCTCAACCAGCGCGCCGCATCCCGTGGTCTTGCCGCATCACATCGAATCGGTCCGGCGGGTGCGGAAGTTCCGCCCGCTGTTCCTGATCGACATCGCCGTGCCGCGCGACATTGATCCGGCCTGCGGGGAGATCGAGGAAGTTTACCTCTACGACATCGACACCCTCGAACAACTGGCCGGAGAAGCGCGCGTGAGGCGCGAACGGCAGATCGCCGAGTGCGACCGCATCATCGAAGAGGAACTGAAGAAGCTGAATTTACCCGGCACGTGA
- the hemC gene encoding hydroxymethylbilane synthase — protein MSEEIQHTTIGTRGSDLALVQSAAVERALSLAFPELRLSRRVIRTTGDRRTDVALAQVAKAEGTDKGIFTKELEEALKAGEIDIAVHSLKDVPTVLDDGFEIAGVLTRAPIRDVLVTKTLGGLEGLPAGSVVGTSSVRRAKQLEWLRPDLRVVDLRGNVPTRLKKLADSVCDALLLAEAGLVRLGYRMSKPAIVFGSTLNFTPLKEDSFYPAAGQGAIGLEIRKGDAAAAALVGSIRDADTFARVRAEREFLRLLEGGCSTPVGVYTTYDGGTLKMDARVFPDQGGEPKKGSASGSDPLAVAAELFHSLA, from the coding sequence GTGAGCGAAGAGATCCAACACACCACCATCGGCACCCGCGGGAGTGATCTCGCGCTGGTGCAGTCCGCCGCCGTCGAGCGCGCCTTGTCCTTGGCTTTCCCCGAGCTGCGCCTCTCGCGCCGGGTGATCCGCACCACCGGTGACCGCCGCACGGATGTGGCGCTCGCCCAAGTGGCGAAGGCGGAGGGCACGGACAAGGGGATCTTCACGAAGGAGCTGGAGGAAGCCCTCAAGGCCGGTGAGATCGACATCGCGGTTCACTCGCTCAAGGACGTGCCGACGGTGCTCGATGACGGATTCGAGATCGCGGGCGTGCTGACCCGCGCGCCGATCCGCGACGTGCTGGTGACGAAGACCCTGGGCGGACTCGAAGGGCTGCCCGCGGGATCGGTGGTCGGCACCAGCAGCGTGCGCCGGGCCAAGCAGCTGGAATGGCTGCGCCCGGACCTGCGCGTGGTCGATCTGCGTGGCAATGTGCCGACCCGCCTGAAGAAGCTCGCCGACAGTGTGTGCGATGCCCTGCTGCTGGCAGAGGCCGGGCTGGTGCGCCTCGGTTACCGCATGTCGAAGCCGGCCATCGTGTTCGGTTCGACGCTGAATTTCACGCCGCTGAAGGAGGACAGCTTTTATCCGGCGGCGGGCCAGGGAGCGATCGGCCTGGAGATCCGCAAGGGCGATGCCGCAGCGGCAGCGCTGGTCGGTAGCATCCGGGATGCGGATACCTTCGCCCGCGTGCGTGCAGAGCGTGAATTCCTGCGCCTGCTGGAAGGCGGCTGCAGCACGCCGGTGGGGGTCTACACCACCTACGATGGCGGCACCCTGAAGATGGATGCGCGCGTCTTCCCGGATCAAGGCGGGGAGCCGAAGAAAGGCAGTGCGAGCGGTAGCGATCCTCTGGCGGTGGCGGCGGAACTTTTCCATTCACTGGCATGA
- the cobA gene encoding uroporphyrinogen-III C-methyltransferase, protein MSKAGICYLVGAGPGDPGLLTLRAKELVERADVLVYDALSSPVILGWTKKDCEKINAGKRAKDHTLTQDEINALIVEKTQAGKTVVRLKGGDPMIFGRGGEEAAELAAAGVAFEIVPGISSTIGGPAYAGIPVTHRDHCSQLTIFTGHEDPTKGESSIDYAHLAKTPGTKVFVMGVARLREITSALIAGGADAATPMALTRWATTGSQKTITGTIGTMADIAEKADFGSPAVAVIGGVVTEREKINWFETRPLFGKKIVVTRTREQAGALSKGLADLGADVVELPTIRIEYPDDRIGFAEGVTHSHEYDWLVFSSPNGVEKFFDAFFATYADARSLGNPRIAVIGNGTAQKVKEYRFAVDLIPEKFVAEGLVEAFEKESVENLTILWVRAEEARDVIYDGLVKLGAIVDECIAYKTVPETEDSTGAAARLKEEGADLVTFTSASTVENFFKLGLPWPEGCVAGSIGPVTSEALRKQGIEPAFEAKQHDIPGLIEAVRKWAGR, encoded by the coding sequence ATGAGCAAGGCGGGAATCTGCTATCTGGTCGGCGCGGGCCCCGGGGATCCGGGACTGCTGACGCTGCGCGCCAAGGAGCTCGTCGAGCGTGCCGACGTGTTGGTCTACGATGCCCTTAGTAGTCCGGTCATCCTCGGCTGGACGAAGAAGGATTGCGAGAAGATCAACGCGGGCAAGCGCGCGAAGGATCACACGCTGACCCAGGACGAGATCAATGCGCTGATCGTAGAAAAGACGCAGGCGGGCAAGACCGTGGTCCGGCTCAAGGGCGGGGATCCGATGATCTTCGGCCGTGGGGGCGAGGAAGCGGCGGAACTAGCCGCAGCGGGCGTGGCCTTCGAGATCGTGCCGGGCATCAGCTCGACCATCGGCGGTCCGGCCTATGCCGGGATTCCGGTGACGCATCGCGACCACTGTTCGCAGCTGACGATTTTCACCGGGCATGAGGACCCGACCAAGGGTGAGAGCTCGATCGACTACGCGCACTTGGCCAAGACCCCGGGCACGAAGGTCTTCGTGATGGGCGTGGCGCGCCTGCGCGAGATCACCTCCGCGCTGATCGCGGGCGGTGCCGATGCCGCGACACCGATGGCGCTCACGCGCTGGGCGACCACCGGCTCGCAGAAGACGATCACCGGCACCATCGGCACGATGGCGGACATCGCGGAGAAAGCGGACTTCGGTTCGCCTGCCGTGGCGGTCATCGGCGGTGTGGTCACGGAGCGCGAAAAGATCAACTGGTTCGAGACCCGCCCGCTCTTCGGCAAGAAGATCGTGGTGACGCGCACCCGCGAGCAAGCGGGTGCCCTGAGCAAAGGCCTCGCGGATCTCGGTGCGGATGTGGTCGAGCTGCCCACGATCCGGATCGAGTATCCGGATGACCGGATCGGCTTTGCGGAGGGCGTGACCCACTCGCACGAATACGACTGGCTCGTCTTCTCCAGCCCGAACGGTGTGGAGAAATTCTTCGATGCCTTCTTCGCGACGTACGCCGATGCTCGTAGCTTGGGGAATCCGCGCATCGCGGTGATCGGGAACGGCACCGCGCAGAAGGTGAAGGAGTATCGCTTCGCCGTGGATCTCATCCCGGAGAAATTTGTCGCGGAAGGTCTCGTCGAAGCTTTCGAGAAGGAGTCGGTCGAGAATCTCACGATCCTCTGGGTGCGTGCGGAAGAAGCGCGCGACGTGATCTACGACGGGCTGGTGAAGCTCGGCGCGATCGTGGACGAGTGCATCGCCTACAAGACCGTGCCGGAAACGGAAGATTCCACCGGTGCCGCCGCCCGCCTCAAGGAGGAGGGCGCGGACCTCGTGACCTTCACCTCCGCCTCCACCGTGGAGAATTTCTTCAAGCTCGGCCTGCCATGGCCGGAGGGCTGTGTGGCTGGAAGCATCGGCCCCGTGACCAGCGAGGCGCTGCGCAAGCAGGGCATCGAGCCCGCCTTCGAAGCCAAACAACACGATATCCCCGGCCTGATCGAAGCGGTGCGGAAGTGGGCGGGGCGCTAG
- a CDS encoding helix-turn-helix transcriptional regulator: protein MNLQDSPVTEGDFLEVVRILADIVTMEGTLDDKRVKLMGEIAHLIGTDSWVWGFAPLLKPGEQPVYLFQNLGGFDEERMSRLLMAVEHTDTGAMTAPLAEALIQTGAHVTRLRKHIVTDQRFESSPAEPYWRAADIGPLILSARPLEGRGNTIIGFYRPVSAPPFTEREARIAHIILTGVAWLHEASTPNPVVHDIPKLPPRCRLILNQLVHGRVRKEIARDLGISLHTVNDYIKQIFRHFDVHSQMQLISRLKNGDGHDVKQLPQAGPQP from the coding sequence ATGAACCTTCAAGATTCCCCGGTCACCGAGGGTGATTTCCTCGAGGTCGTCCGCATCCTCGCGGACATCGTGACCATGGAGGGTACGCTCGATGACAAGCGGGTGAAGCTGATGGGCGAGATCGCTCATCTGATCGGCACGGATAGCTGGGTGTGGGGTTTCGCGCCCTTGCTGAAGCCGGGGGAGCAACCGGTGTATCTATTCCAGAATCTGGGCGGATTCGATGAGGAGCGGATGAGCCGCCTGCTGATGGCCGTGGAGCACACGGATACCGGGGCGATGACCGCGCCGCTGGCCGAGGCCTTGATCCAGACCGGCGCGCACGTCACGCGGCTCCGCAAGCACATCGTGACGGATCAGCGTTTCGAGAGTTCCCCGGCGGAGCCCTACTGGCGGGCGGCGGATATCGGCCCCTTGATCTTGAGCGCCCGACCCTTGGAGGGGAGGGGGAATACCATCATCGGGTTCTACCGGCCGGTCTCCGCTCCGCCTTTCACGGAGCGGGAGGCGCGGATCGCGCACATCATCCTGACCGGTGTGGCATGGCTGCATGAGGCCAGCACTCCGAATCCGGTGGTCCACGACATCCCGAAGCTGCCGCCGCGCTGTCGTTTGATTCTCAATCAATTGGTCCATGGCCGGGTGCGCAAGGAGATTGCCCGGGACCTCGGAATCTCGCTTCACACCGTGAACGACTACATCAAGCAGATCTTCCGGCACTTCGATGTTCACTCGCAGATGCAGCTGATCTCCCGGCTCAAGAACGGGGACGGCCACGATGTGAAACAATTGCCACAAGCGGGGCCCCAACCGTGA
- a CDS encoding DHH family phosphoesterase, which yields MPENASYQQIGEIFARYDSFVIMSHVRPDGDAIGSQLALGLALEAAGNRVRMINDDGLPDNLRFLPGSDRIELPPTEPLEDYEVAIALDTATKPRLGEASLNAASKAKVWLNIDHHKSNPRYGDVNHIDSSSPATGEILYKLITALNLPLPDASRDAIYVAVSTDTGSFQYPSTTADTYLMAADLIKRGLDVGKMNSQTYDSHPYRRVELTRALLNTLELTGGGRVAHWELTLATRDSLGLKPEDSEGLIDMIRAIEGVTVALFFEELDGGKIRVSMRSKDPRIDASDVCGQFGGGGHALAAGIRMAGPLAEAKQQVLAAVCAALPGA from the coding sequence ATGCCTGAGAACGCAAGCTACCAGCAGATCGGCGAGATCTTCGCGCGCTACGACTCCTTCGTGATCATGAGCCATGTGCGGCCGGATGGCGATGCCATCGGTTCCCAGCTCGCCCTCGGCCTAGCGCTGGAGGCTGCGGGCAACCGGGTCCGCATGATCAATGACGACGGGCTGCCGGATAACCTCCGCTTCCTGCCCGGCTCGGACCGCATCGAGCTGCCGCCGACCGAGCCGCTCGAAGACTACGAGGTGGCAATCGCGCTCGATACCGCGACCAAGCCGCGCCTCGGCGAGGCCTCGCTGAATGCCGCTTCCAAGGCGAAGGTCTGGCTCAACATCGATCACCACAAGTCGAACCCGCGCTACGGCGATGTTAACCACATCGACTCCAGCAGCCCGGCCACCGGTGAGATCCTCTACAAGCTCATCACCGCGCTGAACCTGCCGCTGCCGGATGCCTCGCGGGATGCGATCTACGTGGCGGTGTCCACCGATACGGGCTCCTTCCAGTATCCTTCCACCACTGCGGATACCTATCTGATGGCTGCGGACCTCATCAAGCGGGGCTTGGATGTGGGAAAGATGAACTCGCAGACCTACGATAGCCACCCCTATCGCCGCGTCGAGTTGACCCGCGCGCTGCTCAATACGCTGGAACTCACCGGTGGCGGTCGTGTGGCCCACTGGGAACTCACCCTCGCCACCCGCGATTCCCTCGGCTTGAAGCCGGAGGATAGCGAGGGCCTGATCGACATGATCCGCGCCATCGAGGGCGTGACCGTGGCGCTCTTCTTCGAGGAGCTAGACGGCGGCAAGATCCGCGTCTCCATGCGCTCGAAGGACCCGCGCATCGACGCGAGCGATGTCTGCGGCCAATTCGGTGGAGGCGGCCACGCGCTGGCAGCCGGCATCCGCATGGCGGGCCCGCTGGCGGAGGCGAAGCAACAGGTGCTGGCCGCGGTCTGCGCCGCGCTGCCCGGCGCCTGA
- the truB gene encoding tRNA pseudouridine(55) synthase TruB: MNRPNPGPVVPSGVLLVDKAPDMTSHDVVAIARRALGTKKIGHCGTLDPMATGLLMLVVERATKIQDLLMSEDKEYEGTLTLGKKTSTQDRQGEVTEEKEVPAFTAAQIDAAFGEFTGAFEQIPPMVSAIKKDGVPLYKLARKGQEVERQPRPVTVTKYEVSRIELPEVDFTVNCSKGFYVRTYAHDIGDKLGCGAHLSALRRTRSGRFTLERALKVDQIKTMPREELWRSLVSLAEISLMRGA, from the coding sequence ATGAACCGACCGAATCCCGGGCCTGTGGTTCCCAGCGGCGTGCTGCTGGTGGACAAGGCTCCCGACATGACCTCGCACGACGTGGTCGCCATTGCCCGCCGCGCGCTCGGCACGAAGAAGATCGGCCACTGCGGCACGCTCGATCCCATGGCCACGGGCCTGCTGATGCTGGTGGTGGAACGCGCCACGAAGATCCAGGACCTCCTGATGAGCGAGGACAAGGAGTACGAGGGCACGCTCACGCTGGGTAAGAAGACCAGCACCCAGGACCGGCAGGGCGAGGTGACGGAGGAGAAGGAGGTTCCCGCCTTCACTGCGGCGCAGATCGATGCTGCATTCGGCGAGTTCACCGGTGCCTTCGAGCAGATTCCGCCGATGGTTTCCGCGATCAAGAAGGATGGCGTGCCTCTCTACAAGCTGGCCCGCAAGGGTCAGGAGGTGGAACGCCAGCCGCGCCCGGTCACGGTCACGAAGTACGAGGTGTCTCGTATCGAGCTGCCGGAAGTGGACTTTACCGTAAATTGCTCGAAGGGCTTCTACGTGCGGACTTATGCCCATGACATCGGCGACAAGCTCGGTTGCGGCGCGCACCTCAGCGCCCTGCGCCGGACCCGCTCCGGGCGCTTCACGCTGGAACGCGCTTTGAAGGTGGATCAGATCAAGACGATGCCGCGCGAGGAGCTGTGGCGGAGCCTGGTGAGCCTCGCGGAGATCTCGCTGATGCGCGGGGCTTGA
- the obgE gene encoding GTPase ObgE, translating into MFIDHIRIYAKAGDGGNGAVSFRREKYVPRGGPDGGDGGKGGDIILKVDPSTDNLRQFHYDPKLIAKKGNNGAGVRKTGKGGATVIAKVPPGTVVYRSNATTVQEAVEFERGDEGIDLEPIADLTEYGQEFVLCKGGKGGMGNSNFATPTHRTPTESTPGEEGEEGVFYLELRRIADAGLVGFPNAGKSTLLGKLSHAHPKVAAYPFTTLQPSVGVVEFGGFRRCTVADIPGLIEGAHQNRGLGHEFLRHITRCRVLIFVVDIAGSEGRDPISDIQILRKEISEYDEELGRFPWMIVANKMDMEGAEDNLKALEQRFPKVKVIPISAELEEGLDALKLFLNDEVGYKA; encoded by the coding sequence ATGTTCATCGACCACATCCGCATCTACGCCAAGGCCGGCGACGGCGGGAATGGAGCTGTCTCCTTCCGCCGGGAAAAGTACGTGCCCCGCGGCGGCCCGGATGGCGGCGATGGCGGCAAGGGCGGCGACATCATCCTGAAGGTGGACCCCTCCACCGACAACCTGCGCCAGTTCCACTACGATCCGAAGCTGATCGCGAAGAAGGGCAACAACGGCGCGGGCGTGCGCAAGACCGGCAAGGGCGGCGCGACCGTCATCGCCAAGGTGCCGCCCGGCACGGTCGTCTATCGCAGCAATGCGACCACCGTGCAGGAGGCCGTGGAATTCGAGCGCGGTGACGAAGGCATCGATCTGGAGCCGATCGCGGACCTGACCGAGTACGGCCAGGAATTCGTGCTTTGCAAGGGCGGCAAGGGCGGGATGGGCAACTCGAACTTCGCCACCCCGACGCACCGCACTCCGACCGAATCGACCCCGGGCGAAGAAGGTGAAGAAGGCGTCTTCTACCTCGAACTCCGCCGCATCGCGGATGCCGGTCTCGTCGGCTTCCCGAATGCCGGCAAGTCCACCCTGCTCGGCAAGCTTTCCCACGCCCACCCGAAGGTGGCCGCGTATCCCTTCACCACGCTCCAGCCGAGCGTGGGTGTCGTCGAGTTCGGCGGCTTCCGCCGCTGCACCGTGGCGGACATTCCGGGACTGATCGAAGGCGCGCACCAGAACCGCGGCCTCGGCCACGAGTTCCTGCGCCACATCACCCGCTGCCGCGTGCTGATCTTCGTGGTGGACATCGCCGGCAGCGAAGGCCGCGACCCGATCTCCGACATCCAGATCCTGCGCAAGGAGATCAGCGAGTACGATGAAGAGCTCGGCCGCTTCCCCTGGATGATCGTGGCCAACAAGATGGACATGGAAGGTGCCGAGGACAACCTGAAGGCCCTCGAGCAGCGCTTCCCGAAGGTGAAGGTCATCCCGATCTCCGCCGAGCTGGAAGAAGGTCTCGATGCGCTGAAGCTCTTCCTGAACGACGAGGTGGGCTACAAGGCTTGA